The Metallosphaera hakonensis JCM 8857 = DSM 7519 genome includes the window AGCGTATTGAGATAGCAGGCCCGTCTTGTACCTGGGCTCTGGAGGCGTCCAATCCTTAGATCTACTTTTCAGCTCAGTCTCAGGCAACTCTACGTCCAGCCTGCCCTTCTCAGCGTCAATTACCACGATGTCCCCATCCCTGAGTAGAGCTATGGGTCCTCCTACTGCTGCCTCGGGCGCCACGTGTCCCACCATCATTCCCCTAGTGGCACCGGAGAACCTACCGTCAGTGACTAAGGCCACCTTCTCTCCCAATCCCTGACCCACAATGGCACTAGTGACCGCAAGCATCTCCCTCATACCAGGACCGCCCTTCGGGCCTTCGTATCTAATAACTACCACATCGCCCTCCCTTATCTTCTCCTCAATGACATTCTTGAAAGCTTCTTCCTCAGAGTCAAACACTCTCGCAGGGCCCCTGTGATATTTTATCTTCGACGCCGAGACTTTAACAACTGATCCCTCTGGAGCCAAACTTCCTTTTAAAATTCTGATTCCACCTGTTGGGAGGAACGGGTTGTCAAGATCTCTGACTATGTGGTCATGCTTTACGCCGGGGAGCCTGTATTCCAACAGGTTCTGCTTCATTGTTTTACCCGTTACGGTCGTCACGTCTCCGTGAAGCAAGCCCTTATCCAGGAGTTTCTTAAGTATAAGGGGAGCTCCACCTACTCTATACAGATCAGCCATAACGTAATCCCCTCCAGGTTTCATACTCACTATCTCTGGAACCTTCCTGCTAATTCTGTCGAAATCGTCCAGCGTAAGGGAGACTCCGGCCTCATGAGCTATGGCAAGCAGGTGAAGTACCCCATTCGTGGAACCACCTGTGGCCATAAGTAGTGTTATCCCGTTCTCAAAGGCCTCAAAAGTGAGGATGTCCCTGGGCTTCAGACCTATTTCCATGACTTTCATCAGGGCTCTCCCTGTTTCCTTAGCGTATTTGGTCCTATCGGAGCTCACTGCTGGGGGAGCGGAGCTTCCGGGAAGCGAAAGCCCTAGGGCCTCCGATAACATGGCCATGGTGTTTGCTGTGTAGAGACCTCCGCAAGCTCCAGGTCCAGGTATGGCATTGTCTTCCATGAGCCTGAGGTCATCAGCGGTTATCTTCCCAGCTGAGAAAGACCCTACAGCCTCGTAAACGTCCCCAATGGCTATGTCCTTTCCCTTGAAGTTCCCTGGTAAAGTAGTTCCACCGTACATGTAAACAGAGGGAATGTTGAGCCTGGCCATCGACATCATAAGTCCAGGTTGAGTCTTGTCGCATCCTCCCAGCGCCACAAAACCGTCGTAACCATGACCGTTAACGGTTAGCTCAACAGTATTGGCTATCACTTCCCTGCTCACTAGTGAATATTTCATTCCTTCACTTCCCATGGCTATACCGTCTATCAGGACTGGAGCCGTAAAGGTTCTCGGAGTTCCACCCAGTTCCCTAATTCCTTCCTTAACCACCTGAGATAAGCCCAACAAATGGATATTACAGGGCCCAGCCTCATTCCACGCTACTGCAACTCCGACAAGGGGTTTTGAGATGTCATCGTCGCTTAGTCCCATGGCCTTCAAGAACGCACGATTGGGTGCCTTCTCGTACCCACCATACACCCTATTAGATCTAGATTTGTCGGTCATACAAAGGGATAAATATTTTAAAGATATTTAACCCTTGGCTACTAGGCGTAGTCGATGATTGAATTGGTCTTTACTGATGGGTGAAGACTGCACGTCAGGATGATTGTGTTGAAGTTCTAGACTTCCTTGTATAGAGGTGCAGGGGACGTCGTTTTCAGGTGAAACGCTCAACTACATCCAGTAGCTCCAAAGCTTAAGTGTGTCTAAAGTTCCCTCCTTGAATTCGAGCTTTCGTTAAATATTATGGTACCCTGAGGGATATGGAGCAGAAAGGGATTAAACTCTAAAAAGAGTTAACTTATCTTTAAATATGTTCACTAATTCATATCATTGTGAACAAGACTATTGAAGTTGCTACTCTGGGTGGAGGATGCTTCTGGTGTACTGAAGCTGTATTCTCTAGGGTTAAAGGAGTTCTCAAGGTAGTCCCAGGATATTCCGGCGGATGGGTGGAAAATCCTACCTATGAGGAAGTATGCTCCGATACCACTGGTCACGCTGAGGTTGTCCAGATAACCTTCGATCCTGAGATAATTACCTACAGGACACTCCTAGAGATCTTCTTCGACATCCATGATCCAACAACAAAGGATAGACAGGGCAACGATGTTGGGAGCCAGTACAGGTCTATTATCCTTTATCACAATGAGGAACAAAGAAGAATAGCTCTTGATATGATTGAGGAACTAAATCGCACTAAATTTAATGGTAAAATAGTGACCGAAGTGGTTCCATTTAAAGCGTTTTATGAAGCAGAGGACTATCACCACAATTTCTATGATAGAAATAGAAACTATCCCTACTGTAGGATAATTATAAGTCCGAAAGTAAGGAAACTAATGAAGAGCTATCCAAGTATGGTTAAACTGGAGTAAAGTGGAGATGGCCAGCGTAGCAATTGATTCTGTTCATCAAATTACCGAAATTAATGTCTCATGGTTTTCCGGTCAAATCTAAACTAGACAAGGTGGAGAATATGGCGATCCGTCTGAGGAAAGTAGATTTCGTGAAGAACGCAAACTCATCTCCCATGTCCTTAAAATCAATTCTTCGACATAATTGTCTAAGTGTTAATTAGGTATGGGCTAATCCGGTCTTCCCCTCAGGCCTTTTCTTCAAGTTACTCCAAATTTGCCCGCAATCCATCCTAATATACTTCATGCTATTTGCGTTGAAGCGATAACTTACCCTAAGCCCCCACAAATTCAATCTCTCTAATTGTAGGAACTAATCGGTTTTGACGGTTAGCAAACCGTTCCCTAGGCTGGACTCTCCTCTAGTTTTCCCTTAATTCCACAGTTTTCCACAGTTTTCACACCTGTTATTAAATTAAAGGTTTATAATGCTTGATGTTTGTCAATTTCTTGTCGTGATATTTTGCCATATAAGGAAACGCCAAAAATGATGATTATAAGGGGTCTAATGCAGGTTATTGTTGTATATATATTGTGTAGATATGGCGATATGTACGGATATCAGATAAAATTAAAAATAGAAGAGATGCATAAAAAGAAAATACCTCATGGCGTAATCTACACTACTCTAAAAAGGATGGTAAGAAATGGATTACTCTCCACGTACGTGAAAGATGAAAAGACTTTCTATAGGGTTACTCCCGATGGAAGGGATTTTCTTAGAAATCATCTACATATTCTCGATAATATTCAGACTATAGTTGACGAAATATTGACTTTTTGTAGGACAGATTCCCAAAAATAATAATGGTAAAAGGTATTAGAGGATCTCTTGACTACCGACATGATGGGCTTATGTTTGGAACTCACACGATATTGCATATGTGATATGAATCTACTCCTTAGCAACTAGCCCCATAATTATAAGGAGGTGCCAAGATCTCACTCCATTATCCGCTATCCACTTTACTTCATCTTTCGAAATTTTTTGATGCACATGCGATAGAACTTCACATTTTTGAAAAGACTCCCACAATCTAACGAAAACTATCGAAAAGGGTTTTCGAGGATGCTATTTAAAAAGTGGATCATGGACTTAAACAAAAGTAATTATCCTCCCTCCCATCATATTATACCTATGCAGGAAAACCTGTCGATTAAGGGCTATTTGGATTTAGACTATGGTGAGGTATCGAGGTTCCTTGTTGAGAAGTTAAGGGATTACATCAAGGAAAGCGGTAAAAAGGGAGGAGTAGTTGGAGTGAGTGGAGGAGTTGATTCAGCAGTTACTGCAGCACTATTAACTAGGGCCACCGCGAACTTCCATTTCTTAATAATGCCGTCCAGAAGCACTCCCTCAACGGACATCGAAGACGCTCTACTCCTCACTGAAATGCTCAATGGAAAAGGGAAAACTACAACGATCTGGATAGATGATTTAGTGGATAGGTTCTCTAAACTTACCGAGGTGGATGACAGACTCATTCAGGGGAATATCAAGGCTAGGACTAGGATGATACTGCTTTACGCCGTAGCCCAAAAATTGGATTACCTTGTAGTGGGGACCGGTGACAAATCAGAGCTCCTGTTGGGCTACTTTACCAAGTATGGAGACGGTGGGGTTGACGTTTTACCAATAGGGGATTTATTCAAGACCCAGGTCAGAAAACTTGGCGAGTATCTTAACCTTCCCGCTAACATAGTCAAAAAACCCAGCTCTCCTGCACTTTGGGAGGGACAGAAAGCCGAGGACGAGTTGGGGGTAAGATATGAGGTAGCGGATCCAATACTATATTTAATAGAGAAAGGTAGGACTGAGCGGGAAATCTCGGCAGAATTGGGTGTGGACTTAGGTCTAGTTGCAAAAATAAAGGAAATGATAAGGAAGTCTGAACATAAGAGAATGCCCCCAACCATCTTTAAATTGCCTGTATAATGATAATTGGAGGACACTTGGAGTTTCACTATATAGATGTGTAAATAAAGTCATTGCCAGGCGAAATTTAGGACCACGTTAAGTATCCCTGACTCTCCTTTTTCTTAGGATTGGAGGAGAAGTTTCTATATAATATTACACTTAAGATTACATTGGCAAACTTTTATATCACCTCGTGGTTATGTAGTTTTCAATTACTTACAAATTCTAAAGGGGAATTAAGGCCTTTAATTTTAGTGTTTACCCGTGGCGTAACTTCTCCTTACTTTTAATTACTTCTAATTCCGCCACGGGCACCCCTCTCAAGGGATCATACACCTTCACCCTTAAATCATTGGGGCTGGTCGAGGGAAACACCACTACCCTCCCATCCGCTTTCTTCACTCCCAAAACCCCGTGAGCAGTGCCCGTCATCAGCTGGGAGATCATCAATATAAAATACATTGTAACACTATATAAACATAACTAATAAAAACGATATTTAGAACTAATTAAAAACAACGAGTAGTTACGTAAAAGAGTTACAGTCTAGGAGTTCAGTGAATTTAATGAGGAAAAATCCAGTAAATCTGGTAAACATGTGAATGCGGAACCTTTAAATTCCATTAACGCATAATAATGTTGTGATATCACAGAAAACTGATATATTGCGCTTCTTTATCCTTTTATTGATAATAGCCCTTTTATTGATCTCACTAATTTTTCCTCTAGCCATCTTTGGGGCAATATTGCTGTCTGGATTTAGTTTTTATTTAAGTAAAACTTTTATACCTATTACTATCCTAATAGTACTTTTATTAGCATTACATGGGAGTTTCTATTACATTGGTATTTTATTAATCGTAGGGTTATTAGTATTTAACTTTTTAAAATACATTCAAAGGAGTCCATTCTAATTTTCTATCAGATACAGTAATTTATAGCGTGTTTCCCTTGTATTTTATTGGTGTTCTAAAAGATTTAATATCCTTTCTAAAGCCTAGGATTAAGATATACAGTACAAACAATCATATATGATGCGAAAACTAGATGAAGTTGTGAATGGAAAAGGATGGGATACAAGGAGAAAAATACTAGAGGTTATACTCCAGGAACCAACAACGGCATACAATTTGGCAAAAAGATTGGGTATTAATTATTCTACGGTGAGATACCACCTTGATCTTTTGGAAAAAACAGGCCTAGTCAGTCATAGGAACTACGGATCTAAGCAAATTTACACTGCCACTAGGAGCGGACAAATGTATGTGGGTAAGGTGTCTGAACCTCTGAAAGTAATTTAAGCTTTTATTAACCTTTTAGATTTCTATGAACTTCTCAGTAGTTTTCATGCTGATTTACGCTGTGTTCCTAGTAGTGGGGAAGATCTCAAAGAGGGCTTTCCCAAAAATCGGAGACTTAATAGTGCTTGTCCTAATTTTCTCCATTTCCTTATGGGGAGGCGCTCAAATCTCTGGAAACTCGCTTACCTCAGTTCTCTTAGACTCACTTCTTTTCTCATTACTTGTGGTGTTAATTACGTTCGGCGTAGGGCTTGTATTCAAGAAGAGCGCGTATGTTAGGGATAGGACAAGTCTCGTTTATACACAACTAAAATATGGTGCTCCACTTGTGTTAGGTCTAATAGCTGGATTGATTATCAGACCTTCGTTAAATTTCTCTGAAATAATAAATTATGAACTCTTTGCTTTGGCAGCCATCATAGGACTTAACATGGGGAGTGAAATTAAGTTCCGAGCCATATTTAGGGTCACCAAGGACGCACTTCTAACCTTGATTGTTGTGATAGTGGGAGGCGTTATTAGCGCATTCCTTCTCTTCTTTGTAGGGGCCATACCTAGCTTGAAACTCGCCATGGTTATGTTTCTTGGCGCCGGTTGGTATAGCTATACTGGACCCATAGTATCAGCCTACTTTGGTCCAGTCTATGGTGTAGAGGCGTTTCTAGTGAACTTCTTGAGAGAGCAGTTAGCTTTCCTCTTCGTACCTCTATTGATTAGGGCCAAACCCAATCCCTATTCTGCTATTGCAATAGGAGGCGCTACATCCATGGATACTACGCTGGGTATGTACTCCTCGATTTTCAGTGGAGAATATTCCGTCAGCGCTATGATGAGCGGGGCCATCCTCACTTTGATAATTCCCATAATTCTTCCGTTAATTTTAGTAACTTAGGAGTGTAAATTAACAAGCTTTAGGGAAACCTTTTCTTAACACGTGAGATTAAAAGCTTCGACTAAAAGTTAGAAGGGTGAAATATAATGACGAATGAGTCTTTCAAAAAGATATTCGAATCAGATTTCTACATCAACGAAATGGTTAAGGTTTGGGAGGAGGGGAAAAGGTGGGCTGATTGGGTTAACGAGTTATCAAGCCGTTTCAATTTAGGGAGAAAGGTCCTAGATGTTCCCTGTGGTATTGGCAGGGTGAGCTATTATCTTGCCCAGGAGAAATTTGATGTAACAGGTTTAGACATATCTGAGAGAATGCTTGATATGGCGAAGAAGAACGTCCCAAGTGCCAAATTTCTAAAGGGAGACATGAGGATGTTGGAGAAGACTATTGGGGATGAGAAATACGACATAGTCGTAAACCTATTCAATAGCCTAGGCTACTACAGCGAGGAGGACGATATGGATATCTTAGTCTCCATTAAGAACGTAACCAAAGGGGTCGCAGTAATCAATATAGACAACAGGGACTACGTAATCTTCAACATGCCGGAGACAAGATACTCGTATATACCACCGTACATGGTTGTGGACAATTCTAGGTTCGATCCCCTCTCGTCCAGAGTGGAAACCGTTCGCAAGTATCTGGATAGTAGAGGGAATGAAGTGGGCTCGCTGGAGTATAGCCAAAGATATTACAGCCTCCATGAAATAGCGAAGATGGCTAAAAGGGCCGGGTTCAAGTTATTGGATATCTACTCCGGCTACTCTTGGAAACCCTTTGATATAGGAGATCCGCAAATGACTATTGTTCTGTCCCCGGTTAGGTAATATTAAATCATCTGGATCCGAAATATTCTTTAATGAGCTGTAGAATCTCAGATTTTATCTTTTGCGTGTTAAATCTATCAAGTTCGTACAGTTTCCCTTCTAACCTAACGGATCTATGAACTGTCGCCAGGACAAATTTCTCAAGGGCTAATCCCTCGTATATGATCTCTCTCAGCTCCCCTATCTTCAGTTCCATGGGACCGATCTCATCCATAATTATCATGTCAGCTTTCATGATGTCCTCTTTCACTTCACCCAAAATATCCAAGGATTCGACTAGGTAGTATTTTCCTACTTTTAATTTACCTATGGGTTCAATGCTTGCGAGTAAACGAGACTCTCCGCTAAAGCTAACAAATTTAAATCCCACCCTTGTGCCATTACGTCTTATCTCCTCAGTGTAGAAACCACCTATCCTAATCTTGTTGATTTCCTTCGAAATGTCCTTAATGAGGCTGGTCTTACCTATTCCAGGCTTACCAGTAACAAGGATTCTAGGAGTCCTCAATAACTTGTCAGAATACTCTTTCATTTTAATTCCTCGAATCTATCTATTCTGCGGAAAAGGTTTTTGTACTTAAGTTCGAATAGGATATTTGATCAAGGTAGGGAAATTGAGTATTTTACAAGTTATCTCTGATCCAAAGGTTCCGAAGGTCAGGTGCTCTCTCATTGATCAGTCTGGAAAAGAGAAGGACATAATGACCATTTTCCTACAGGACAACGGGATTCATGTCCATAAAACATTGGACAATGATCATTACATAATTCCTCCTGTTCCTCAGATAGGAGTCTTAATAAAGGAAGTCATAGAGGAGGTCGCGGAGGAGCTGAACGCTGAGGCAATAGTATTCAGGTACGGTGAGAACGAACCTGAAGAGGTTGATGATTTGGTTCTCAGTGACGCTTGGTACGACATTGAGCGCCTAGCTCTAGCCGCCTCTAAACATGCCGCTCTCTCAGAGGAAATGGACTCTAAGGTAATAGTTGGGATCATAAAGTTCTCCTCTTTCATCTACGCTGCTACGGCCATCAGGAAGGAGGACACTTTCCCCTTATTTCAGATATATATGGATACTTCATCAGATCTACCTTTGGTGAAGATATACAACGAACTGGGACAATTAGTTGAGGAGAGAAGAGAAAAGATAGATGATTTTGAGACCTATGTAAAGTCCTTAGTATCGTCAGACGATATTGCGGTGATATACAGGGAATCGGCGTTAGAAGTCCCATCTCCTAAGGAGATAACAAGGGAAGACGGCTCAAAATATTACGTGGCTGTGCTCTTCAAGTACTTTTTAGGATTTCTACCCTCCTCCTCAGTGAACGAGGTAACCAATAGGAAGGTTGCAATAAGGGGGAAAAGGAACCTAATTAAGACGCTAAGGGCGCTCCTATATTTAGAGAGGCTGAGCGAAGAGGGTGGAGTGGATATTCTTATGGGGAACCACGCAGTGCCCCTAAACTACCTCCTCGATGAACTTGAGAAGCTTTCTAAGAGGGCCATTGCGAGCCTGACCAGGAAGGGGCTCAGCTATAACCTTGATGAGACCCTTGAGGAACCCATTCTTAGGGAACTCAAAAACTACAAACCGGAGTACACCTCAGGAGATATTTATTTAGGCATAAGAGTGATACCAGTGGCTTTCGTTGTTGTGGCAAGGAACAAGGAGGAATTTGATCAAGCAATACAGAGGATAGCTGGAGGACCGACCTCAGATGGATACGAAATATTAGACGAGCTAGTTAAGAAATCGGTTTCAGGGTACTTCATAGGGTACCTTATGACACTGGAAGAAGCGTTAATAATTTACTCCGATATATCTTCGGAGTTGATGAAAGGTGACAAATGAGGTCTTTATGCAGGTCTCATCTCTAAAATTCTTCCCCCAATGGTGGTCTCTAAGCAAGGGGGAAAGATCTAAGATTTTAAGTGTGGTGAAAGAGCTAGAGGACGAGAAGCAGAGAGAATTCATTTCGCTCAAGAGATATGCCTCTCTTAATCGGTCTACATCGCTAGTGTACTGGTTGTCTAGTGAGGGCACATCTCAATTGATCAAATTCAGGTCGTCGTTGTTGTCTGCCTTGAGAGGATATGCGGACGAGGAAATTCTCCTGGTTTCGATATTTAGACCCTCTCCCTATACCAAAGGAAATTTCAATCCAAAGGAAGTTTTAGGTTCTCCTCCCCTGAGATATTTCGTTGCTTATCCCATGAAAAAAGACGTTGAATGGTACCTTTTGCCTTTTAGTGAGAGGGAGGAAATAATGCGTGAACACATAAAGGTAGCAAAGGAACACCCGGGAAATCAAGGAATCAGGTCCTACACAACGTATTCTTTTGGAATTGCGGATTACGAATTCGTGGTACTTTACGAAATACCGTCAATTCCGGAATGGATCCAAGTGGTAGAGTCACTGAGGGAGGTGAGGGCGAGAAAGTGGATAACCAAGGAGGAACCTCTAGTAACTGGAGAGCTCACAGATTTGGAATTCCTTTATTCTTGAGATAGAGTATGCCAAGGACGGTCTTTCCATCTTGAATAGTCCCGTCCATTATAAGGCTCTCAATTTCGTTAAATTTCATGGGTTTAACCTCTATAACCTCATATTCCTCTGGTTTAGCTCCAACGTATCGGAGGTCCCTCGCCAGATAGATATGCATTATCTCGTTGGTTATCCCAGGCGAAGGATAGAACGAAAGCAACTCCGTTAGGGAAGTAGCCTCATATCCTGTTTCCTCAATCAGCTCTCTCTTAGCGGTGGCTAAAGGGTCCTCTCCCTCTTCCATGGTACCTGCAGGTAGCTCATAGATCCATTTTCCTATCACAGGTCTATACTGATATATCATCACTATTTCGTCTTCATGTAACATTGGTATAAGAACGACCGAACCCCTGTGCTTCACATATTCAACTGTTCTCTCTCTGTGGTTAGGAAGGACAACCTTGTCCACATGAACCTCAAATTTCCTTCCAGAGAAGACTTTCATGGCGTACTTGAGGAGTGCTGTCTAAAGTATCTTTCTACTTTGGCGTACAATTTTTCCCAGTCTATTTTAAAGAGTAGAACCCCCAATACTCCAAATACAATGGATGAAACTACCCCTAGCGTAACTGGTGAAATACCAGTTAATTTGCCTATCTGAATTATACCCGCAGCCTCTATTCCTATTTCTACGGAACTCTTTATCAACTTAGATACCACAGTAACTTCCACCATCTTTAGAAGGGGTGCATTCCCCGCGCCTCCTATAAGGAAAATGAAATCATCGAAGGGGAAAAAGGGTATTACCGCAGCAATGAACAGAGCAACGTAGAAGGATCTTCCTTTTATTAGTCTATGGAAAAATACTACATTCTTATTGTTCTTTAGATTCGATCCAACGCCATATCCAATTCCGTACATAACGCTCTTAGCTAGCGCTGCTCCTAAACCTGACGCGAAAACGATAAGAGCGAAATTAGATGGAGAAAATCCTATTTTTAAGAGTATGGTTGAAGCTATCACCGTATATGGGGCTCCGAAGAATGGTGTTGCATTGGATACGAAGGATATTGCGAAGACCAGTGCAAGGTAGTAATATCCAATCATGAATATCACGGGGTTAACCACTTTATTTACCTTATGCGAGTAATTATTTTCCCAATGAAGATAGTCGTTCCTGTGGACCCTGATATAGTTAACTCCAAACTTGTTGCATTAAATATAGATAACCAGCCCGTTATGGATTTCAAGGGAGAAGTTTATGGAAGCTCCGAGAAGAAACTAGTATTGGAGGTCGGCGGGCTCTACGGAAGGGGTATGCATGTGATGGAGCTACTGACGGAAAAAGGAGTGTATAAGAGATACGCGTTCAGTCTGTAATTACCT containing:
- a CDS encoding chlorite dismutase family protein, producing the protein MQVSSLKFFPQWWSLSKGERSKILSVVKELEDEKQREFISLKRYASLNRSTSLVYWLSSEGTSQLIKFRSSLLSALRGYADEEILLVSIFRPSPYTKGNFNPKEVLGSPPLRYFVAYPMKKDVEWYLLPFSEREEIMREHIKVAKEHPGNQGIRSYTTYSFGIADYEFVVLYEIPSIPEWIQVVESLREVRARKWITKEEPLVTGELTDLEFLYS
- a CDS encoding NAD+ synthase — encoded protein: MQENLSIKGYLDLDYGEVSRFLVEKLRDYIKESGKKGGVVGVSGGVDSAVTAALLTRATANFHFLIMPSRSTPSTDIEDALLLTEMLNGKGKTTTIWIDDLVDRFSKLTEVDDRLIQGNIKARTRMILLYAVAQKLDYLVVGTGDKSELLLGYFTKYGDGGVDVLPIGDLFKTQVRKLGEYLNLPANIVKKPSSPALWEGQKAEDELGVRYEVADPILYLIEKGRTEREISAELGVDLGLVAKIKEMIRKSEHKRMPPTIFKLPV
- the ilvD gene encoding dihydroxy-acid dehydratase, encoding MTDKSRSNRVYGGYEKAPNRAFLKAMGLSDDDISKPLVGVAVAWNEAGPCNIHLLGLSQVVKEGIRELGGTPRTFTAPVLIDGIAMGSEGMKYSLVSREVIANTVELTVNGHGYDGFVALGGCDKTQPGLMMSMARLNIPSVYMYGGTTLPGNFKGKDIAIGDVYEAVGSFSAGKITADDLRLMEDNAIPGPGACGGLYTANTMAMLSEALGLSLPGSSAPPAVSSDRTKYAKETGRALMKVMEIGLKPRDILTFEAFENGITLLMATGGSTNGVLHLLAIAHEAGVSLTLDDFDRISRKVPEIVSMKPGGDYVMADLYRVGGAPLILKKLLDKGLLHGDVTTVTGKTMKQNLLEYRLPGVKHDHIVRDLDNPFLPTGGIRILKGSLAPEGSVVKVSASKIKYHRGPARVFDSEEEAFKNVIEEKIREGDVVVIRYEGPKGGPGMREMLAVTSAIVGQGLGEKVALVTDGRFSGATRGMMVGHVAPEAAVGGPIALLRDGDIVVIDAEKGRLDVELPETELKSRSKDWTPPEPRYKTGLLSQYAKLVTSSARGAVLV
- a CDS encoding ArsR/SmtB family transcription factor is translated as MMRKLDEVVNGKGWDTRRKILEVILQEPTTAYNLAKRLGINYSTVRYHLDLLEKTGLVSHRNYGSKQIYTATRSGQMYVGKVSEPLKVI
- a CDS encoding class I SAM-dependent methyltransferase; its protein translation is MTNESFKKIFESDFYINEMVKVWEEGKRWADWVNELSSRFNLGRKVLDVPCGIGRVSYYLAQEKFDVTGLDISERMLDMAKKNVPSAKFLKGDMRMLEKTIGDEKYDIVVNLFNSLGYYSEEDDMDILVSIKNVTKGVAVINIDNRDYVIFNMPETRYSYIPPYMVVDNSRFDPLSSRVETVRKYLDSRGNEVGSLEYSQRYYSLHEIAKMAKRAGFKLLDIYSGYSWKPFDIGDPQMTIVLSPVR
- a CDS encoding nucleoside-triphosphatase, with protein sequence MKEYSDKLLRTPRILVTGKPGIGKTSLIKDISKEINKIRIGGFYTEEIRRNGTRVGFKFVSFSGESRLLASIEPIGKLKVGKYYLVESLDILGEVKEDIMKADMIIMDEIGPMELKIGELREIIYEGLALEKFVLATVHRSVRLEGKLYELDRFNTQKIKSEILQLIKEYFGSR
- a CDS encoding NUDIX hydrolase — translated: MKVFSGRKFEVHVDKVVLPNHRERTVEYVKHRGSVVLIPMLHEDEIVMIYQYRPVIGKWIYELPAGTMEEGEDPLATAKRELIEETGYEATSLTELLSFYPSPGITNEIMHIYLARDLRYVGAKPEEYEVIEVKPMKFNEIESLIMDGTIQDGKTVLGILYLKNKGIPNL
- the msrA gene encoding peptide-methionine (S)-S-oxide reductase MsrA, which translates into the protein MNKTIEVATLGGGCFWCTEAVFSRVKGVLKVVPGYSGGWVENPTYEEVCSDTTGHAEVVQITFDPEIITYRTLLEIFFDIHDPTTKDRQGNDVGSQYRSIILYHNEEQRRIALDMIEELNRTKFNGKIVTEVVPFKAFYEAEDYHHNFYDRNRNYPYCRIIISPKVRKLMKSYPSMVKLE
- a CDS encoding lysine exporter LysO family protein, which produces MNFSVVFMLIYAVFLVVGKISKRAFPKIGDLIVLVLIFSISLWGGAQISGNSLTSVLLDSLLFSLLVVLITFGVGLVFKKSAYVRDRTSLVYTQLKYGAPLVLGLIAGLIIRPSLNFSEIINYELFALAAIIGLNMGSEIKFRAIFRVTKDALLTLIVVIVGGVISAFLLFFVGAIPSLKLAMVMFLGAGWYSYTGPIVSAYFGPVYGVEAFLVNFLREQLAFLFVPLLIRAKPNPYSAIAIGGATSMDTTLGMYSSIFSGEYSVSAMMSGAILTLIIPIILPLILVT
- a CDS encoding PadR family transcriptional regulator, with product MPYKETPKMMIIRGLMQVIVVYILCRYGDMYGYQIKLKIEEMHKKKIPHGVIYTTLKRMVRNGLLSTYVKDEKTFYRVTPDGRDFLRNHLHILDNIQTIVDEILTFCRTDSQK